Proteins co-encoded in one Spirosoma endbachense genomic window:
- the adhP gene encoding alcohol dehydrogenase AdhP, with protein sequence MKAAVLHAYGQPLQIEQLPVPAVGPGQLLIKVAACGVCHTDLHAIDGDWPVKATLPLVPGHEGVGTVVAIGAGVTNIREGDRVGVPWLYSACGHCEYCYTGWETLCHSQQNTGYSVQGSYADYVLADANYVGKIPDSLSFLDAAPILCAGVTVYKGLKETEVRPGEWVVISGIGGLGHLAVQYAKAMGMHVVAVDISDDKLQLAKAVGADLVINAAEEDAVAIVHDQIDGAQGVLVTAVSRSAFAQGVAMLRRHGTLALVGLPPGDFDLNIFDVTLNRKTIRGSIVGTRQDLVESLALAAEGKVKVHYHTERLDAINKVLNDLKAGRVDGRVVLDMQ encoded by the coding sequence ATGAAAGCCGCAGTTCTCCATGCGTATGGTCAGCCATTACAGATTGAACAGCTACCTGTACCCGCTGTAGGCCCAGGTCAATTATTGATTAAAGTGGCCGCCTGTGGTGTTTGTCATACCGATTTACACGCAATCGATGGCGACTGGCCCGTTAAAGCTACCTTACCATTAGTGCCGGGTCACGAGGGCGTTGGCACAGTCGTAGCGATTGGGGCAGGCGTAACAAACATTCGCGAAGGGGATCGGGTAGGCGTACCCTGGCTCTATTCTGCCTGTGGCCACTGCGAATACTGCTATACGGGCTGGGAAACCTTGTGCCATTCTCAACAGAATACGGGCTATTCGGTACAGGGAAGTTATGCCGACTATGTTCTGGCCGATGCTAATTATGTTGGGAAGATCCCGGATTCGCTGTCGTTTCTCGACGCTGCGCCCATTTTGTGTGCTGGTGTAACCGTTTATAAAGGTCTTAAAGAAACGGAAGTTCGTCCCGGCGAATGGGTCGTTATTTCAGGGATCGGTGGACTGGGTCATCTGGCCGTTCAGTATGCAAAAGCAATGGGAATGCACGTTGTGGCCGTCGACATTAGCGATGATAAACTGCAATTAGCCAAAGCCGTAGGCGCTGATCTGGTTATCAATGCCGCAGAGGAAGACGCCGTGGCTATTGTCCATGATCAAATTGACGGAGCGCAGGGTGTGTTGGTGACCGCCGTTTCGCGATCTGCTTTCGCGCAGGGCGTAGCGATGTTACGCCGACATGGTACGCTGGCATTGGTTGGCTTACCCCCCGGCGACTTCGATTTGAACATATTCGACGTAACCCTGAATCGCAAAACGATTAGAGGGTCAATCGTTGGAACGCGCCAGGATTTGGTCGAGAGTCTGGCATTGGCGGCTGAAGGTAAAGTGAAAGTACACTATCATACCGAGCGTCTGGATGCCATTAATAAGGTGCTAAATGACTTGAAGGCAGGTCGGGTAGATGGGCGGGTTGTGCTCGATATGCAATGA
- a CDS encoding sensor histidine kinase, protein MLSNQPTNTLIDLLFEQSDDFIGVYDTENERFIRINQVGVRMLGFLSEQTLLDDPIWSKSLLIAPQTDEQRVNLIHEVKQAGHYEQETEQSSQDGTRFWGRLVIMPVTDEHNAYFLVRLTNQRRLHQAEQELIQSVQRYEAVFTHATIGIIVSDQRGRIVSVNKLARKLFGYPDDELLGQPIEVLVPTDVSQYHERLRQSFADNPQVRAMGHNRDLHARRKDGSVFPVEISLSYFRLDNELYAVAYIIDITLKKEAERELLAHRDRIERLNVELEQKVAERTHALMNTLEQLQQSKDELDKALTAERELGELKSRFVSMASHEFRTPLTTILTSATLIEKYADNDQQDKRQKHLQRIRSSVNHLNDILEEFLSVGRLEEGKIEARPVAVDLSKLIQDVMGEMQGMLKPGQTIQPDIDCPDRVWLDPSLLRKVIVNLLSNAIKYSDAGSIVTVRGECADTLITLTITDQGIGISPDDQEHLFERFFRAKNAANKPGTGLGLHIVARYIDLMGGTVSLRSELNIGTIVTLTLPYENDPAD, encoded by the coding sequence ATGCTTTCAAACCAGCCCACAAATACCCTCATCGACCTGCTTTTTGAACAGAGCGACGATTTTATTGGCGTATACGATACCGAAAATGAACGGTTTATACGGATCAATCAGGTGGGCGTTCGTATGCTGGGATTTCTTTCGGAACAGACGTTGCTGGATGACCCCATCTGGTCTAAATCGTTGCTGATTGCTCCGCAGACGGATGAGCAGCGGGTTAATTTAATTCATGAAGTTAAACAGGCGGGTCATTATGAGCAGGAGACCGAACAGAGTAGTCAGGATGGTACACGATTCTGGGGGCGGCTGGTTATTATGCCCGTTACTGACGAGCATAACGCTTATTTTTTGGTACGACTGACCAACCAGAGACGGCTCCATCAGGCCGAGCAGGAACTAATCCAGAGCGTTCAGCGCTACGAAGCCGTATTTACCCACGCCACTATTGGCATCATCGTTTCTGACCAGCGGGGCAGGATCGTGTCGGTCAATAAACTGGCCAGGAAGCTGTTTGGCTACCCCGATGATGAACTTCTGGGGCAGCCAATAGAGGTGCTCGTGCCGACCGATGTGAGCCAGTATCATGAGCGTCTCCGGCAGTCGTTTGCCGATAATCCACAAGTCAGAGCGATGGGGCATAATCGCGATCTGCATGCGCGCCGGAAGGATGGTTCGGTGTTTCCGGTTGAAATTAGCCTTAGCTATTTTCGGCTGGATAATGAACTCTATGCCGTTGCCTACATCATTGACATTACCTTAAAAAAAGAAGCGGAACGGGAACTGCTGGCCCATCGCGACCGCATCGAACGGCTCAACGTTGAGCTGGAACAGAAAGTGGCAGAACGCACTCATGCGCTCATGAATACGCTCGAACAACTCCAGCAGTCGAAAGATGAACTCGACAAAGCATTGACAGCTGAGCGCGAACTGGGCGAACTGAAATCACGCTTTGTATCGATGGCCTCACACGAATTTCGTACGCCACTGACAACCATCCTCACCTCGGCAACCCTGATTGAAAAATACGCCGACAACGATCAACAGGATAAACGCCAGAAACACCTGCAACGTATCCGGTCGTCGGTTAATCACCTCAACGATATTCTGGAAGAGTTTTTGTCGGTTGGCAGGCTCGAAGAGGGTAAAATTGAGGCCAGGCCAGTGGCCGTCGACCTGTCAAAACTTATTCAGGACGTTATGGGCGAGATGCAGGGTATGCTCAAACCCGGACAGACAATTCAACCCGATATTGACTGCCCGGATCGGGTCTGGCTTGATCCGTCGCTACTCAGAAAGGTGATCGTAAATCTGCTTTCCAACGCCATTAAGTATTCCGATGCGGGATCGATTGTTACCGTGCGGGGCGAATGCGCCGATACGCTGATAACATTAACCATAACGGATCAGGGTATTGGTATTTCGCCAGACGATCAGGAACACTTATTCGAACGCTTCTTCCGGGCTAAAAATGCGGCCAATAAACCTGGTACTGGCCTTGGCCTGCACATCGTAGCCCGATACATCGACCTGATGGGAGGCACCGTCTCTCTCCGGAGCGAATTGAACATCGGAACAATCGTAACCTTAACATTACCGTATGAAAACGATCCTGCTGATTGA
- a CDS encoding sulfite exporter TauE/SafE family protein, with translation MNLQPIWWTVALATGVVGSLHCVGMCGPLAMALPVGRLARSQRGLAIGLYHSGRVTAYAGLGLLMGSIGEGLWLAGLQRPVSIVAGLFLLFWTLVNRGLFPGLTMSRATHWIVQPMTRFLHQPTLRAFMWLGFLNGLLPCGFVYVALTGAITTSNAVTGVAYMVLFGLGTIPALVTVRFLPDLFPARLRSRFTVFMPVVTVLLGLLLLIRGVYNPVRNVKEGGEIPLCHGRTAQLTPKVH, from the coding sequence ATGAATCTACAACCGATCTGGTGGACAGTAGCCCTGGCGACGGGTGTAGTCGGCAGCCTGCACTGCGTTGGTATGTGCGGGCCATTGGCTATGGCTTTACCCGTTGGGCGACTGGCTCGTTCACAGCGTGGGTTGGCCATAGGTCTGTATCATAGCGGACGCGTAACGGCCTATGCCGGACTGGGTCTGCTGATGGGTTCTATCGGCGAGGGGTTATGGCTCGCAGGATTACAGCGCCCCGTTTCTATTGTGGCTGGCCTGTTTCTGTTGTTTTGGACATTGGTTAACCGGGGTCTATTTCCGGGGCTTACTATGAGCCGTGCGACACATTGGATCGTTCAGCCAATGACCCGTTTTCTGCACCAACCTACGCTGCGGGCTTTTATGTGGCTGGGATTTTTAAATGGCTTGCTCCCCTGCGGATTTGTATATGTAGCTCTGACAGGAGCCATTACAACAAGCAATGCGGTTACTGGAGTGGCTTATATGGTATTGTTTGGACTAGGAACAATTCCGGCGCTTGTTACGGTACGTTTCCTTCCTGATTTGTTCCCGGCAAGGCTACGCAGTCGGTTTACAGTATTTATGCCCGTTGTGACTGTACTACTGGGCCTGTTGCTCCTGATTCGCGGGGTGTACAATCCGGTTAGAAATGTTAAGGAAGGCGGTGAGATACCGCTCTGTCATGGACGAACGGCCCAGTTGACACCAAAAGTCCATTAA
- a CDS encoding 2-hydroxyacid dehydrogenase has product MKIAFFSCHSYEQPFLEAANNDRHQLTFFHETLTPETAHLATGYQAICVFVNDDLSRPTLEILMRNGVQLAALRCTGYNQVDIPAAQEFGIRILRVPTYSPHAVAEHAVALLMALNRKTHIAYQRTKKNNFTLDGLMGFDLYGKRIGIIGTGRIGMAFARIMLGFGCRVLAYDKVRSALLQQLGVEYLPLNELLSEADIISLHCPLTPETYHLIDAAALSHMKRGAYLVNTSRGSLLDTPAVLMALQTGQLGALGMDVYELEDDYFFSDWSATPLPDADLDALTHAPNVLVTSHQGFFTREAMQQIAHTTLNNLTYLEHMRLPEDAIVVG; this is encoded by the coding sequence ATGAAAATCGCCTTTTTTAGCTGCCATTCCTACGAACAACCGTTTCTGGAAGCGGCCAATAATGACCGACATCAACTGACGTTTTTCCACGAGACGCTCACGCCCGAAACAGCTCATCTCGCAACGGGTTATCAGGCTATATGTGTATTTGTAAACGACGACCTCAGCCGGCCCACGCTTGAGATTCTCATGCGAAACGGTGTTCAGTTAGCCGCACTGCGCTGCACGGGCTACAATCAGGTCGATATACCGGCGGCTCAGGAGTTCGGCATTCGTATTCTACGCGTACCCACCTATTCGCCCCACGCCGTTGCTGAGCATGCGGTTGCGCTACTAATGGCACTGAACAGAAAGACTCATATTGCCTATCAACGTACTAAAAAGAACAACTTTACGCTCGATGGCTTAATGGGATTTGATCTCTATGGTAAGCGGATCGGAATAATTGGGACTGGCAGGATTGGTATGGCTTTCGCCCGGATCATGCTCGGTTTCGGGTGTCGCGTACTGGCGTATGATAAGGTACGCTCGGCGTTATTACAGCAGCTTGGCGTCGAATACCTACCCTTGAACGAATTGCTGTCGGAAGCCGATATCATCTCGCTGCACTGCCCGCTCACCCCCGAAACCTATCATCTGATTGATGCTGCGGCCTTGTCGCATATGAAACGGGGGGCGTATTTGGTCAATACTAGTCGGGGGAGTTTGCTGGATACGCCCGCCGTGCTAATGGCACTACAAACGGGTCAACTGGGCGCATTGGGCATGGATGTATACGAACTGGAGGATGATTACTTTTTCAGTGACTGGTCTGCAACCCCTTTGCCAGATGCCGATCTGGATGCGCTAACGCATGCTCCAAATGTGCTCGTAACGTCGCACCAGGGCTTTTTTACTCGTGAAGCCATGCAGCAGATCGCCCATACAACGCTCAACAACCTGACGTATCTGGAGCATATGCGTTTGCCAGAGGATGCGATCGTGGTTGGTTAA
- a CDS encoding tetratricopeptide repeat-containing sensor histidine kinase — protein MKPFFTISLFLISLQFVGAQTPKLDSLNRLISQAPTDTARINLINKKAALLTDINLDSAISLSQKNISDAKRIKYKQGEATARLRLAHCFNFKGNYTAVKENLKLAESLYGSLKDSAYLLKVYNAYGTMYGMQSKYDSAITFFEKGIAIAERNGYKANLGNTYLNVGIAYDMLSNRPQALRFQQKALTLAESENNLRDQAFCLVNMANLYKGMDDLKGAEQRYHKALKLARQEGVKSIELYSYTNLASIYTGQHANQKAYEFAMKAAILGKEMGDDGIQASSLSLGATNLAEQKKFTEAEKLNKQAMAIADASQQPLNIHQTYSTMGTILKMQGKYAEAIPYYEKSFAVLKDADIYDSQTGEIYAELSACYEKTGNYNKALATYKTAAAITDSVRGKENIRKATELTMNYEFDKKQQAVEAEQQKQNAIAKARQLALLAGLALTLLLAGVSFYAYRTKKKANTLLESQKLQLQNQKNQLEQQKEQLQKTLTELRQTQRQLVQAEKMATMGKLTKGIVDRILNPLNYINNFALAAKELLNELVTVTQKYQTNYSQNDLEDLEDSGAMLNQNLEKINEHGSSTARILQDMQKLLKERSSDMAVVEINSFLEHKINDSLKIALKSNASSLPINLDFSLAPQPLEVNLLPHEFTQVLVSLIDNSCYSLMEKSRRATGFAAKIDVQTQQIDDHVQIQVRDNGRGIPAKELSQLFSPFFTTKPTAKGTGLGLFMSRDVVEHLQGQMTIDSVEGEYTVVTILLPLTTADSLV, from the coding sequence ATGAAACCGTTTTTTACAATATCCTTATTTTTGATTAGTCTTCAATTTGTCGGGGCGCAAACGCCCAAATTAGACAGCTTGAACCGGCTTATCAGCCAGGCACCTACCGATACCGCGCGAATAAATCTGATTAATAAAAAAGCTGCCTTATTGACGGATATCAACCTAGATTCGGCCATAAGTTTAAGCCAGAAGAATATTAGTGATGCGAAACGAATTAAATACAAACAGGGGGAAGCAACAGCCAGATTACGTTTAGCCCATTGCTTTAATTTTAAGGGAAATTATACGGCCGTTAAAGAAAACCTGAAGTTAGCCGAATCGCTGTATGGTTCCCTGAAGGATTCCGCTTATCTGCTTAAAGTTTATAATGCCTATGGCACAATGTATGGCATGCAAAGCAAATACGACAGCGCCATTACATTTTTTGAAAAGGGTATTGCTATCGCTGAACGGAATGGCTACAAGGCAAATTTGGGGAATACCTATTTGAACGTTGGCATCGCCTATGATATGCTGTCGAATCGGCCGCAGGCATTACGGTTTCAACAAAAGGCACTGACCCTTGCCGAATCGGAAAATAACCTCCGTGATCAGGCATTTTGCCTGGTCAATATGGCCAACCTTTACAAGGGAATGGATGACTTGAAAGGCGCTGAACAACGATATCATAAAGCCTTAAAACTGGCCAGACAAGAAGGCGTAAAGAGCATAGAACTCTATTCATACACGAACCTGGCCAGTATCTATACCGGCCAGCATGCCAACCAGAAAGCCTATGAGTTTGCAATGAAAGCAGCCATTTTGGGCAAAGAAATGGGTGATGATGGCATTCAGGCTTCCAGTTTATCGTTGGGCGCTACCAATCTGGCTGAACAAAAAAAGTTTACTGAGGCCGAAAAGCTGAACAAACAGGCAATGGCCATTGCCGATGCTTCCCAGCAACCACTCAATATCCATCAGACCTATTCGACGATGGGGACGATTCTGAAAATGCAGGGCAAGTATGCCGAAGCTATTCCTTATTATGAAAAAAGCTTCGCCGTCCTGAAGGATGCCGATATTTATGATTCTCAGACGGGCGAAATTTATGCCGAGTTATCGGCCTGTTACGAAAAAACGGGCAACTATAACAAAGCCTTAGCCACTTATAAGACAGCTGCTGCTATCACTGATTCGGTTCGGGGTAAAGAAAATATTCGGAAAGCTACCGAACTGACGATGAACTACGAATTCGATAAAAAACAGCAGGCAGTCGAGGCCGAACAACAAAAACAGAATGCCATTGCTAAGGCCCGTCAATTGGCTCTGCTGGCTGGCCTGGCGCTAACACTCTTATTGGCGGGGGTTTCTTTCTATGCCTACCGCACCAAGAAAAAAGCCAACACGCTGCTGGAATCACAGAAACTTCAGCTTCAGAACCAGAAGAACCAGCTTGAACAACAGAAGGAACAACTGCAAAAGACCCTGACTGAACTTCGCCAGACACAACGTCAACTAGTGCAGGCTGAAAAGATGGCAACGATGGGTAAATTGACCAAAGGTATTGTCGACCGTATTCTCAACCCGCTTAATTATATCAACAACTTCGCACTGGCTGCCAAAGAGCTTCTCAATGAACTGGTAACGGTGACCCAAAAGTATCAAACCAACTACTCCCAGAATGATCTGGAAGATCTGGAAGATTCGGGGGCTATGCTGAATCAGAATCTGGAAAAGATCAATGAGCACGGCAGCAGTACTGCCCGGATTTTGCAGGATATGCAGAAACTGCTCAAAGAGCGATCATCTGATATGGCTGTTGTTGAAATTAACTCGTTTCTGGAACACAAGATTAATGATTCGCTGAAAATAGCCCTGAAAAGTAATGCTAGCTCACTACCGATAAATCTAGACTTTTCGCTGGCCCCTCAGCCACTGGAGGTAAATCTGCTACCCCATGAGTTTACACAGGTACTGGTTAGTCTGATCGACAATTCCTGTTATTCGCTGATGGAAAAGAGCCGTCGGGCCACTGGGTTTGCCGCTAAAATCGATGTGCAAACGCAACAGATCGATGATCATGTACAAATTCAGGTACGAGACAACGGCAGGGGCATTCCTGCTAAGGAATTGAGTCAGCTTTTCAGCCCCTTTTTTACAACCAAACCAACGGCAAAAGGAACCGGACTCGGTTTGTTCATGAGCAGAGATGTGGTAGAACACTTGCAGGGTCAGATGACAATTGACTCTGTGGAAGGCGAATATACAGTTGTTACAATTCTGTTGCCTCTCACCACCGCCGATAGCCTGGTATAA
- a CDS encoding FG-GAP-like repeat-containing protein codes for MLTLTVQGQGFVRQISGDPFAPVNNTGPGSSPSLADLDGDGDLDLIITNFDGTIQYYTNTGAPPQSEQTVFTSAISPLPPPSGSSIQNLKFSFGDLDGDGDLDAVTGGLDGIITPYINNGTKTNPIFAQSSARTVTAAKRNTGARVSALFNDVSYPNEGYAYVSLADFDADGDLDMVVITSVAIHYLRNVGSSSAANFQEITGCDSPFYGIVRSGNYANPVVGDMDGDGDLDVALSGVPILYYRNIGTPSAPRFVQIVGEANPFDGIDLGFGSQLELGDLDKDGDLDAVGGQYSGSASYIKNVLQVTQQPTPTNVVTCVGSSVSTTVQADGDGAVYYQWYRHAQTTDAPIYGQTSATLQLYNVQASDAGVYYAQISSGGGTLFSDAFNLVVQKAAITQQPASTSNVAVGTNVVVPVLVSGPITNVQWYRNGQPAPNQNTPTLTLNSVTPADAGSYVLVATSPCNSVTSNAFSLSVSCSLAPPTLAASTLSTTNEPISVTASGCSGGTINWQPLGGTGTANGSIYTFSQPGNYTLTATCTQNGCTSSASNAVTLSIQGGTFAITTVNTLNCELFDAVKGGYYVTFAPQYTGQNSKPISFSVVNEKLVTSDPPPYTIRLYTDNPAITLVASQQFNNETNFRYEWWAACQSGSTPNNPPTTSGIADQTILLGQPYQLDLKNYFSDPDLQSLTFAAQGLPAGLNLSGSVISGTPTSSGTSPVSITATDPGGLSANASFQLTVTSGSETSEFTITGVSTINCEYISASSRRVTFNPQYAGVTGEPISFSVVSEKAPTTNPGPYTLDLYTDNPTITLSAKQGSISTTYAYNWLNVCSISSRIGVVESGKKLQVRVLGNPVSGKSIDVEISGVSGQAVQIELLDLQGKQLHHQSIQEAGTSDRVSVPLGYGRGLLMLQVHTEKEHQQVKLVKP; via the coding sequence ATGCTGACCTTAACAGTCCAGGGACAGGGATTCGTCAGACAAATATCAGGTGATCCATTTGCTCCTGTTAATAATACGGGGCCGGGTTCGTCTCCCTCGTTAGCCGATTTGGATGGTGATGGCGATCTGGATCTGATTATAACGAATTTTGACGGAACGATTCAATATTACACGAACACAGGGGCTCCTCCTCAAAGTGAACAAACTGTCTTTACTAGCGCTATCAGTCCATTACCCCCACCTAGTGGAAGTTCTATCCAAAACCTCAAATTTTCTTTTGGTGATTTGGATGGCGATGGTGATCTGGATGCCGTAACGGGTGGCCTGGACGGCATCATTACACCTTATATCAATAACGGCACAAAGACCAATCCGATCTTTGCTCAATCATCGGCTCGCACTGTTACTGCTGCCAAACGAAACACTGGTGCCCGTGTGTCGGCGCTGTTTAACGATGTCAGTTATCCCAACGAAGGTTATGCATATGTAAGCCTGGCTGATTTTGATGCCGATGGCGATCTGGATATGGTGGTTATTACCAGCGTGGCAATCCATTACCTGCGCAATGTAGGCTCCTCGTCAGCTGCCAACTTTCAGGAGATCACGGGTTGCGACAGCCCATTTTATGGCATTGTCAGAAGTGGTAATTACGCCAATCCAGTTGTGGGTGATATGGATGGCGATGGCGATCTGGATGTGGCTCTATCTGGGGTTCCTATCTTGTATTACCGCAACATTGGCACACCTTCAGCCCCTCGTTTTGTTCAGATAGTCGGTGAAGCCAATCCGTTTGATGGTATTGATCTAGGGTTTGGTTCTCAATTAGAGTTAGGCGATCTGGATAAAGACGGCGATTTAGATGCTGTAGGAGGCCAATACTCAGGCTCTGCGTCGTACATAAAAAATGTACTTCAGGTCACTCAGCAGCCTACGCCTACTAATGTAGTCACCTGCGTCGGTAGCTCAGTCAGTACGACGGTACAGGCAGATGGCGATGGGGCGGTATATTACCAGTGGTATCGGCATGCACAGACTACGGATGCACCGATTTATGGTCAGACATCGGCTACTCTCCAGTTGTATAATGTTCAGGCTTCAGATGCCGGAGTGTACTATGCCCAGATATCAAGTGGAGGAGGTACTTTATTCAGTGATGCCTTTAACCTGGTTGTTCAGAAGGCTGCCATCACTCAGCAGCCAGCAAGTACTTCCAATGTCGCGGTGGGTACCAATGTTGTCGTTCCTGTTTTAGTGAGCGGACCCATTACCAATGTCCAGTGGTACCGCAATGGTCAACCGGCACCCAATCAAAACACACCGACGCTTACCCTGAACAGTGTCACCCCAGCCGATGCAGGGTCGTATGTACTGGTGGCAACCAGCCCCTGCAACAGCGTGACGTCAAATGCCTTCTCGCTCAGCGTTTCCTGCTCTCTGGCCCCTCCCACCCTGGCGGCCAGTACGCTATCGACAACCAACGAGCCTATTTCTGTTACGGCTTCGGGTTGCTCTGGAGGAACCATCAACTGGCAGCCGCTGGGTGGTACAGGAACAGCGAATGGATCAATATACACGTTTAGCCAGCCGGGCAACTATACGCTAACGGCTACATGTACGCAGAATGGCTGTACGAGTTCAGCTTCCAATGCAGTGACGTTGAGCATTCAGGGTGGAACCTTTGCTATTACTACGGTCAACACGCTTAACTGCGAACTGTTCGACGCAGTTAAAGGTGGATATTATGTCACTTTCGCACCACAGTACACCGGTCAGAATTCGAAACCCATTTCGTTCTCTGTCGTTAACGAAAAGCTGGTAACGAGCGATCCTCCACCTTATACGATCCGTTTGTATACGGATAATCCAGCGATCACTCTGGTAGCTTCGCAGCAATTTAATAATGAAACCAACTTCCGCTATGAATGGTGGGCAGCCTGCCAATCGGGCAGTACGCCAAACAACCCTCCGACCACTTCGGGCATTGCCGATCAGACTATTTTGCTGGGACAGCCCTATCAGCTGGACCTCAAAAACTACTTCTCTGACCCTGATCTGCAGTCGCTCACGTTTGCGGCACAGGGTCTGCCTGCCGGCTTAAACCTGTCTGGCAGTGTCATAAGTGGTACGCCTACCAGTTCAGGTACTTCGCCAGTATCCATCACAGCTACTGATCCAGGCGGGCTCTCGGCCAATGCCAGTTTCCAGTTAACAGTGACGTCTGGGTCTGAAACGTCTGAGTTCACCATTACGGGCGTTTCAACTATAAACTGCGAGTACATAAGCGCTTCTTCACGTCGGGTTACCTTTAATCCACAGTACGCTGGTGTCACTGGAGAGCCAATTAGCTTTTCGGTCGTTAGCGAAAAAGCGCCTACGACTAATCCTGGACCGTATACACTGGATTTATACACCGATAATCCGACTATTACGCTAAGTGCTAAACAGGGGAGTATATCGACAACGTATGCGTATAACTGGCTGAATGTCTGCTCCATATCAAGCCGAATTGGTGTGGTTGAATCGGGCAAAAAGCTACAGGTACGTGTATTAGGAAACCCTGTTTCTGGTAAATCCATTGACGTTGAGATCAGTGGCGTATCAGGGCAGGCGGTACAAATAGAACTGCTGGACCTGCAAGGGAAACAGCTGCACCATCAGAGTATTCAGGAAGCGGGTACTTCAGATCGCGTGAGCGTACCATTAGGCTACGGCAGGGGTTTACTGATGTTACAGGTCCATACTGAGAAAGAGCATCAGCAGGTCAAGTTGGTCAAACCCTAG
- a CDS encoding thioredoxin domain-containing protein: MKLNMPDPILIPAKTTVLLVFLPSVSRREAIGQPASLIKFVQSLQQQVGESVRVLRIDEPMHPEVVRSFAITHLPAFVLVQQGVELWRYEGASDENSFSAVSQRLLHN, encoded by the coding sequence ATGAAACTTAACATGCCTGATCCAATTCTGATCCCTGCTAAAACGACGGTATTGCTGGTGTTTCTACCATCGGTATCCAGGCGCGAGGCTATTGGCCAGCCAGCGTCGTTAATAAAATTTGTTCAGTCACTACAACAACAGGTCGGCGAGTCGGTTCGTGTCTTAAGGATCGACGAACCTATGCATCCGGAAGTAGTGCGGAGCTTCGCAATAACCCACTTACCTGCATTTGTTCTGGTGCAGCAAGGCGTTGAGTTATGGCGGTATGAAGGCGCGTCGGATGAAAATTCATTCTCAGCCGTTTCTCAACGGTTACTCCATAATTAA
- a CDS encoding response regulator: MKTILLIEDNDAIRENTAEILELTGYTVHTAENGKAGVEKALASRPDLVICDIMMPVLDGYGVLHIFNKNPNLSGIPFIFLTAKTERTDFRKGMELGADDYLTKPFDESELLSAIEGRLNRFQHVGPQYQESEDDRSVTNDSAEFLDQARQSGSLESLLTGRKVHSVRKKQYIYTEGDDPTRLYFLKSGKIKTVRSNADGKELITGFYNPGEFFGYLALLENVDYTDSAVVLEDSELVYIPNEEFKQLLLANNEVSQQFIQLLAGRVSEKEKQLVAMAYSSLRRRVADALLRLYEKHAADPTSRAESLDRDPQSLIQLSRDDLASVVGTATESLIRTLSEFKQDGLIELVGSGIRVLQPDKLRRANW, from the coding sequence ATGAAAACGATCCTGCTGATTGAGGATAACGACGCCATCCGTGAAAATACCGCCGAAATTCTCGAATTAACCGGCTATACTGTACACACGGCTGAAAATGGGAAAGCAGGTGTAGAGAAAGCCTTAGCTTCCAGGCCTGATCTGGTCATTTGTGACATCATGATGCCCGTACTTGATGGGTATGGTGTGTTGCATATTTTTAATAAAAACCCGAATCTGTCCGGTATTCCGTTTATTTTCCTGACGGCCAAAACCGAGCGAACCGACTTCCGGAAAGGCATGGAGCTGGGTGCCGACGATTATCTGACAAAACCCTTTGATGAATCAGAATTGCTCAGCGCTATTGAAGGGCGACTCAACCGGTTCCAGCATGTTGGGCCACAGTATCAGGAATCGGAAGACGATCGCTCTGTAACCAACGATTCGGCGGAATTTTTAGACCAGGCACGACAGTCGGGAAGTCTGGAAAGTTTATTAACGGGTCGTAAGGTTCACTCGGTACGAAAAAAGCAGTATATCTACACGGAAGGCGACGACCCGACCCGGCTATATTTCCTGAAATCAGGTAAAATCAAGACTGTCCGGAGCAATGCTGATGGCAAGGAACTGATTACTGGATTCTATAATCCTGGCGAATTTTTTGGCTATCTGGCCTTACTTGAAAATGTAGACTATACGGATTCTGCCGTCGTGCTGGAAGATTCAGAACTAGTTTATATTCCCAATGAGGAATTTAAGCAATTGTTGCTGGCCAATAATGAAGTGAGCCAGCAGTTCATTCAGTTACTGGCTGGGCGAGTCAGTGAAAAGGAGAAACAACTGGTAGCCATGGCTTATAGCTCATTGCGTCGACGGGTGGCCGATGCACTACTGCGACTTTATGAAAAACATGCCGCTGACCCGACAAGTCGGGCCGAGTCATTGGACCGTGATCCACAAAGCTTGATTCAACTCTCGCGGGATGACCTGGCATCGGTAGTTGGTACAGCGACCGAGTCATTGATTCGCACACTGAGTGAGTTCAAGCAGGATGGGTTGATTGAACTGGTCGGGTCGGGTATTCGCGTGTTGCAACCCGATAAGTTGCGCCGGGCCAACTGGTAG